The sequence below is a genomic window from Lolium perenne isolate Kyuss_39 chromosome 4, Kyuss_2.0, whole genome shotgun sequence.
TGCATACTAAAGTAGTACTATAAGGCCAAATATAATTGTGTTATCTTAGTTAGGAGTAAACCTAGTGTTGAGTTACGTACACCACACACACAAGTTACACCACACACGAAGGTTATACTAGGTTTTGTTGTATTGGAACAAGCTGAAGTATTACTGATCAACAAATTAATAAATAGTTATAATTTAATCACATAAATGAGTTCAATAATTATAGCCACACATTCGATAAACATGGTAAATAAATTTGCAAATCCATTTTTTGATTGTCCGTTGTGGGGTATTAGTGGGCTTACTGCTGTCGGATTTCTAAACAAGGAGACGAGATGTTCCTCGGTGTGGTGTGGGCCAAAGTAGTAACAATACAATTATATGAATAAACTTAACTTGTAATGCTATAAGGGGGTGTTGTAAATATTAATTTATTACAAGTATTCACATTCATGTGTATTGTGTACAGAGTCGAAAAGAAGTGAATTGTTTCGTGGACATGACACAAGGCATCATTTTTATTGATTTGAATTCCCGAGGTCATGACAACAAGAGATGAACATTCGAAAAGAATAGGAAGGGCACCCATCTCCTACCAAATTCCTTCTTTCGACTTGGCACTCTTCGCCCCCTCCTCTATCTCTTGTTGCCGTTCTCGGTGATCACATATGTGGTCATCTTGGAACGTGTGTCCTGCCGTAGTTGTCGATTTGGCATGCTTCTCTCCCTCCACTCTCTTCtcgtttttttttgcgaaaattaattccaccgatctattaataatcatcaacaacaGTACAGAGAAACTCAAAAGTAATCACATATGTGGTCCTCCCGGAAAGTGTGTACTACCATAGTTGTCCTTGTGGACTCTTCCTTTCTACATCATTCTATATTTCGTGTTTTTACTCAGCCTTGGTTCATGTGTGCAGAAAAAATTAGCAGTTCTGGACCTAAGAAACAACTCATTCCAATTTAGCACACCCATACAAGAATCAGCATTCCAGATTGTCCATTTAAGAGTAACCGTTATTTCAGTCGAGTGGGAAATATATAATTTATTGAAAGAATAGTTTTTTTCCGAATTATTAAAAGAATAGTAGTAGTTTGTCCTGTGAAGATTATTGTTCTCTTAGCAAATTCACAAGCTTGAGGAGGTTCTGGTGTGATGATCCTCCCTCGGCAATGCTTGCGCACGCCTTGTCCTTCCACATGGCTGCCCTCACCTTGATCTCCTCGTCGCCCAGCAGCTGCTCGACCTTGCCCTTGATCTCCTCCTTGGTGACTACCTCATGTTCGTCGGCGCGGAGCTTCATGCCCGTGCCCCATACGTTGCATACGTAGCTCTGGTTGCTGAACTGGTCGGCGAAGTAAGGCCAGCACAGGAAAGGCACGCCGTTCCGCAGCCCTTCCATGGTGGAGTTCCATCCGCAGTGAGATACGAAGCAGGCCACGGAGGGATGCGAGAGGACGCGCTGCTGTGGCGCCCAGCCGACGACCAGCCCCTTGCCCTCGACCCTGCGCTTGAACGCGTCGAGCCATCCCTCGCCGACCACCCCGTCGGTGAAGTTCGGCCGGACCGCCCACAGAAAGGGCCTGCCAGTGAGCTCCAGCCCGTCGGCGAGCTCCTGGAACCGTGTCGCGTTGAAGACGGTGAAGCTCCCGAAAGCCACGTAGATGACCGAGTTGCGGGCCTGCGCGTCGAGCCAGGCAAGACACGTCATGTCCTCGGGCCAGAACTGCCCAGTCGCCGACGAACTCGACGCAGGCGGCGCTTCCAGCGGGCCAACGGGCAGCGAGTTCGGGACCAGGTCGAGCGCCTCCGATTCGATCTCCTCGAACGTGTTGCAGATGACAGTGGCAGCCTGTGATACGGCCGGATTGGTCTTTAGCACGTTCTTTATGATCACCTCGATCCTGTCCGGCGAGCTGTCCATGCTTGTCCACGGGATCTCGGTCGCCTCGATTGGCGGCATCATCGGGCTCAGCTGGATAGTCTCGTTCCTCGTCACTTTCCCTGCGTTGCTTACCAGTCTCAGTCAAAATTTTATAACAACGTGTCCACCACACGTACACAAATTTGATTGTGATATGTTCCTCTTACCACATACGTCGATGATACCGTCCTCGATCAGCTTGGGAATGTGTAGCCGGAGCAGGAACACGGCGGCGGAGAAGGTCGAGAACAAGGCGACACGGACACCCGCCGTGACGGCCAGCTCCAGCGCCCAGCACATGGACACATCGGCGATCAGCCACTTGATCTTCTTGGACCTGATCATTTCCTCGAGGGAGGCGAGCATGGCGGCCGGCAAGCCGTCGGCCAGCATGGCGATGTCGGTACGATCGCCGTCGGGGCCCATGCCGTCCGGGAACGAGACCATGTGGATGCCGTCGGGGACGGCTCCCGTCTCGGTTGCCATGGCGTTGAGGACGCGGTCGTGGTTGAAGTCCGTGTTCACGAAGTCGACCTGGAGCCCGTGGTCGACGAGCCGGTGGGAGAGCTCCATGAGAGGCATGACGTGGCCCTGTGCGGGGAAGGGCAGCACCATGACGTGTGGCCGAGGACTAGGAGGAGCAGCCATGGACGCTCCCTGCAGAGCTCTAAGCCTCTAACCAGTGCTTCGCATGTACGGAATATATAATGGTACTAGGCTGCTGGCTATTGGCTACAAGAGTATGTGTGGGATTTGGAAGCTCCGCAGTGTGCATGGTACTAGCTACGTTACCATGGCTGCACGCCACATGTGGTATGTGTGATAGATACGGAAGCTCCTCTTGCAAATTGCCACTTATTGGGGAATGTGGATAGAGATAGCCGCCGATCAAAGTCGCCGACCGGGTCTATCAAACACGCCCTATATCTATCGCTGCATGTTGCATCAGGCCATGCATCACCAGAATTGTACTACTCTCTTGGCACCAAGCTATCCAGGCATTTTGACCAGATCACGTGATGGGATATGAGGGAGATGATATGATCCTCAGTAGTCCAGTACAAGTTGCCGATTGCAATTGATTTAAGGGAAAATGCGCATGTTTCAACGACATGAATAAAAATACTCCAGCACTCGGTGATGAGACTGTGAGTAGGAAAACGGCGATTTGAGATCTTTGGCATGTGGCGCCCGGCGACTGGATTGGTTGCACGGCTAGACATAGCCACGTGAGGTAGCAAACGGTCCTGACTGTTTGCTTGCATCCGCATTCGAGATCGATGCATGTCGACCAGATGGTGCATACATCGAAGCTTGACTAAATTCCAAAATGCAAAAAATTATAATGGGCCGTTCAGGGTCACCCACATCGCCAGGCCTGGCGCTGCAAGGTTGTAGACACAAGACGGCGTCAGGTACTGAACTCATGGAACATTTAAGAGTATCTTCAATCACGTTCCCAAAGCGCCTTTAAAAGTTTTTAGAGCGTGCCGGACGGCCCCAGTCGCGCGTCTCAAAGGCTCTTTCCGTCCGACGTGGTTCAATACATTGTTCGGTGCTCGAGCTCGTCCCTGCTCCACAGGGAACTGATAACCCACaaatataggggatcgcaacagtcttcgatgaaagtaaaacccaaatttattgattcgacacaaggggacacaaataatacttataagtcttaacaactgagttgtcaattcagctgcacctgaaaaagcactagtaacaggggtgatgtgaaagcagcagtaatatgagagcaatagtaacagtaacacagcagcagtagcagtaacacagaggcaatggcaccagaaaatacttgatactacttctaatggcatataagaccgagtgagtatttgatgatgaaagatggaccggggttcccagctatctacactagtggtaactctcgaataacaagtgacaagtgttgggtgaacaaattacagttgggcaattgataggattgaaatagcattaagacagaacatccagtctattaattatacgtaggcatgttttccatatatagtcatacgtgctcgcaatgagaaacttgcataacatcttttgtcctaccagccggtggcagccgggcctcaagggaatctactggtaattaaggtactccttttaatagagcaccggagcaaagcattaacacttggtgaaaacatgtgatcctcatatctaagccttcccctccagttatcccagttgctgtcactctggggcctcgggttccggacatagacatgtgcaaacaacttgtaaatataatctaagcaataattatagagctcaaatctaagatcatgccactcgtgcactagtgacaagcattaaacataacaagattgcagcaacaataacttcacaaactttatagatagactgatcataatgtaataattcgtcggatcccaacaaacacaacaccgattacatcagatgcatctcaatcatgtaaggcagctcatgagatcattgtattgaagtacatgggagagagagtaccaactagatacagctagaacccgtagtccatgggggaactactcacggagcatgatggaggcggtggcgtcgatggagaagcttacgggggtcaatccccgtcccggcagggtgccgaaacaggaacttctgacccccgaaactaggtttcgcgatggcggcggcgctcctggagtctttctggaatatgatctgttgttgtagggttttccgtcgcgagggaatatataggcgaaaaggcggcgcgagggggtgcccggggggcaccccatagctgggcgcgccccccctcttggacgcgccgccaggtggtgtggggcccccttggcccctctccgtctctccttcggtgttctcggtccgtctcggtaaaataggaggtttggcttttgtttcgtcgaattccgagaatattgcccgaacagcttttctggaaccaaaaacagcagaaaacaggaactggcacttcgacatcttgttaataggttagtcccggaaaatgaataaaaacattataaagtgtgagcaaaacatgtaggtattgtcataaaactagcatggaacatcagaaattatagatacgttggagacgtatcaagcatccccaagcttagttcctactcgccctcgagtaggtaaacgataaaaagaataagttctgaagtgacatgctactaacataatcttaatcatactattgtaaagcatatgagatgaatgaagtgactcaaggtaaggatctatagtttgctaacaaatagataacatatagcaaaaactttttatgaatagtactttcaagacaagcatcaaaaagtcttgcataagagttaactcataaagcaataaattcttaataagaggtttgaagcaacacaaagaaagatttaagtttcagcaattgctttcaacttcaacatgcatacctcatggataattgtcaacacaaagtaatataataagtgcaataagtaagcatgtaagaatcaatgcacacggttgacacaagtgtttgcttctaagatagaaagaagtaggtaaactgactcaacataaagtaaaagaaagacccttcgcagagggatgcagggattaaatcatgtgctagagcttttcactttttgaaatcatatagagagcataaaagtaaagttttgagaggtatttgttgttgtcaacgaatggtagtgggtactctaactaccttatcaaccagactttcaagagcggctcccatgaaggacgttatctctaccagcaaggtagatcatccctcttctcttttgtttacacatgtattttagtttcattattgatgacactcctcccaaccttttgcttacacaagccatggctaaccgaatcctcggatgccttccaacattcacataccatggaggagtgtctatttgcaaaattaagttgcttactgatagatcagggcaaaacatgtgaagagaattattaatgaaggttaattaattggggttgggcaccccgttgccaactctttttgcaaaattattggataagcggatgtatatgccactagtccattggtgaaagtctgtcagaagtaaatgacaaggttgaaagataaacaccacatacttcctcatgagctataaaacattgacacaaataagagataatagcttttgaattgtttaaagatagcacatgaagtatttacttggaaggcaggaaataccacatagtaggtagatatggtggacacaaatggcataggttttggctcaaggttttggatgcttgagaagcattcccttcagtacaaggcttgggctagcaaggttgtttgaagcaaacacaagtatgaaccggtacagtaaaacttacataagaacatattgcaagcattataagactctacactgtcttccttgttgctcaaacacttttaccagaaaatatctagaccttagagagaccaatcacgcaaaccaaatttcaacaagctctacggtagttctccactaatatgtttaaactacatgatgcaagagcttaaacatgatctacttgagagctcaaaacaattgccaagtatcaaattattcaagataatatgaagcattttctgtttccaaccaaatatcaataaatGATGCGGCTCTCAGCTTCGctatgaacatgaaaaataaaacgaagaacaccagtgttcatatgaaaaaggggagcgtgtctctctcccacacaaggattggtaggatccaaatttattcaaacacaaacaaaaataaaagcacacagacgctccaagtaaagcacatatgatgtggaagaataaaaatatagtttcactagagatgacctgataagttgatgaagaaggggatgccttgggcatccccaagcttagacgcttgagtcttcttgaaatatgcttgggtgacccacaggggcatccccaagcttaggctcttcactcttcttgatcacgttatatcacccttctctcttcacccttgaaaacttctgccacaccaaacttctcataaacttcattagaggggttagtactcaaaaaacaatccactttagtccagtagtgacacattgcaagaactcaataaaacattagctacagctctccacgtctagaaagccttacttaaagtccacaagagacaatgcaaaaaacagagacagaatctgtcaaaatagaacagccagtaaacacgaattttttcgacgtactttcgttgctcaaatcagaaaactcaaaactaatgaaagttgtgtacatatctgaggaacacgcatgaatttttgcagaatttttaggttcccctacagagagatctactcaaattcgtgacagctaaaaatctatttctgcgcagaaatccaaatctagtatcaactttgtattagagactttacttggcacaacaatgcaataaaataaatataaggagaggttgctacagtagtaacaacttccaagacgcaacgaaatagtagcaaaataaaacatgagttatcttccaagaagtgctttctttatagccattaagatgggctcagtgattttaatgatgctcacataaggatgcgagttgaagcaaagagagcatcaaaaagcaagtatgaaacaaatttaagtctaacccgcttcctatgcataggaatattgtacacaaataaattcatgaagaacaaagtgacaagcatagcaagataaaacaagagtaacttcaaaaatttcagcatatagagaggtgttttagtactatgaaaatttctacaaccatattttcctctctcataataattttcagtagcatcatgaacaaactcaacaatataactatcacatacagcatgcttttcatgatctacaaacacataattttatcaagctcaaaaataatgggattaaaactttcaaacccacttttatcaataatataacaagatgactgATCAAtcacaaaagatatgggactcctagataaagtcaagatctctccaatcccattttcattagtagtacaattaatattatcaagtaacataggaccatcatctagagctttatcataaacatttgctaagcaaaactctttagtaccatgcatttcgatatcaggcacaaacaaagcattatcttaACATTTTtcgaaatagcatggattatcatagataatagtagcataattattctcacaagttttactcataggaaatatttcaagagaatccacaggaacataacattcatcctcctttggtaagcatggaggacaatcaaatagtgtaagagataaagagttactctcattagaaggttggcatgggtagctaatccattcttcctccttttgttcatcactctcgtcctctttttcatccaatgagctttcaagttcagcaatttc
It includes:
- the LOC127292775 gene encoding UDP-glycosyltransferase 83A1, giving the protein MAAPPSPRPHVMVLPFPAQGHVMPLMELSHRLVDHGLQVDFVNTDFNHDRVLNAMATETGAVPDGIHMVSFPDGMGPDGDRTDIAMLADGLPAAMLASLEEMIRSKKIKWLIADVSMCWALELAVTAGVRVALFSTFSAAVFLLRLHIPKLIEDGIIDVCGKVTRNETIQLSPMMPPIEATEIPWTSMDSSPDRIEVIIKNVLKTNPAVSQAATVICNTFEEIESEALDLVPNSLPVGPLEAPPASSSSATGQFWPEDMTCLAWLDAQARNSVIYVAFGSFTVFNATRFQELADGLELTGRPFLWAVRPNFTDGVVGEGWLDAFKRRVEGKGLVVGWAPQQRVLSHPSVACFVSHCGWNSTMEGLRNGVPFLCWPYFADQFSNQSYVCNVWGTGMKLRADEHEVVTKEEIKGKVEQLLGDEEIKVRAAMWKDKACASIAEGGSSHQNLLKLVNLLREQ